One Flavobacterium sp. 90 DNA segment encodes these proteins:
- a CDS encoding porin family protein, giving the protein MKKYINYITSTLMITALLGTCLKSNAQDKKQELSVSVAGPFSFLNYSTVGQTVPGNGISAGLRYSYYLNEGISVGIGAEYQTYRSDVKFASLAGQYTTTDAENESFQFRYKATQLREKQNLGYVNVPITIQYENPGSTKLYIAAGVKVGFAVSGNYETKMDNLTTSGYYPQYNVELFAPAFAGFASTDDIKVSKQDVTTKTSYSATFETGLKQKVGDRSSVYIGLYLDYGLNDIIDKSNKNLVEYNPALPVQLHYNSTLNTQFTNDIRLVSYGLKLRYALR; this is encoded by the coding sequence ATGAAAAAATATATAAACTATATAACATCAACATTGATGATTACGGCACTTTTAGGAACATGTCTAAAGAGTAATGCGCAGGATAAAAAACAAGAACTATCGGTTTCTGTTGCAGGTCCGTTTTCATTTCTGAATTATAGTACTGTTGGTCAAACAGTTCCTGGAAACGGAATTAGTGCCGGACTTCGCTATTCGTATTATTTAAACGAAGGCATAAGTGTTGGTATTGGTGCAGAATATCAAACGTATAGATCTGATGTAAAATTCGCGTCTCTAGCAGGGCAATATACAACGACTGATGCCGAAAATGAATCATTTCAATTCAGATACAAAGCAACTCAATTAAGAGAGAAGCAAAATTTAGGATATGTAAATGTTCCAATTACGATTCAATATGAGAATCCGGGATCAACAAAATTGTATATAGCTGCCGGTGTTAAAGTAGGATTCGCAGTAAGCGGAAACTACGAAACAAAAATGGACAATCTTACTACAAGCGGTTATTATCCACAATACAATGTTGAATTGTTTGCTCCGGCATTTGCAGGATTTGCAAGTACGGATGATATCAAAGTAAGCAAACAAGATGTTACTACAAAAACCTCTTATTCTGCTACGTTTGAAACAGGTTTAAAACAAAAAGTAGGAGACAGAAGTTCAGTTTACATCGGACTTTATCTGGACTATGGATTAAATGACATAATAGATAAAAGCAATAAAAATCTAGTAGAATATAATCCTGCATTGCCAGTACAACTGCACTACAACAGTACACTTAATACACAATTCACAAATGACATCAGATTGGTTTCATACGGACTTAAATTGAGATATGCCTTGAGATAA
- a CDS encoding T9SS type A sorting domain-containing protein — protein sequence MKKKLLLFIIFLCTFFVQQNLRAQATVLAPGDIAFIGYQAGTPTDGFSFITLKDINAGTLVYFTEDGWGNGSWIPSNPETHLLWTVPAFTPAGKVISVVETSADTFTVTGSSGVTLALNTGFNLTNAGDQILAYQSATGPEPASPTFIAGIHADFNSSIYDPITTWTTVAGAAAGGASESSLPPGLTNGTTCISLFPAPGPEQNNSKYIGTLTGTVADLLSKINNPSATYWSHSAGATDLGITPTSYPTPAVSTVVVATVSTTTATSVKAVSAVMGGNLTADGGEATVQRGIVWATTAAPTITDHKVQNGTGTGTFSATITGLPSGTTIHYRAYATNSAGTSYGTELTFNTGAGLDTSSTSKVNVACNAAATGSATVTVTGGTLNYTYSWSPSGGTGATASNLTAGNYTVTITDGEGTQITRPFSITEPSVLDGAPSTTAVTCFGLNNGTATITPSGGAGSYTYSWSPSGGTGATASSLSSGTYSVTITDGNSCTKTIPGIVVGGPTAALTATSSTTAVSCFGSTNGTATVTPAGGTGTKTYLWSNGATTATATGLAAGTYSVTVKDANLCSTTVTGIVVGGPTAAVSGTYVTTSVSCFGGNNGSATVTPAGGVGGYTYSWSPSGGSAAMATSLTAGTYSVTITDNNGCPTTVTGIVVGGPSAGLAGIASTTAVSCFGASNGSATITVSGGTPNYTYLWSNGATGATASGLTTGVYSVVVTDANACSRTFNNISVGSVTAINPVPTQVNVSCNGDSTGSATVTPTGGSGTYTYLWTNGATSATASNLAQGNYSVTITDSFSCSVTQAFTITEPPVLIASQDTFTNPSCNTGTNGSATVAVSGGTFPYTYSWSPSGGTAATASGLSDGTYTVTVTDSKGCTTTQSFTLVQPSALAVTPSHVDILCNGAATGSASVAVSGGTPGYTYSWSPTGGTADTATGLTAGTYTVTITDSKACSTTETITITEPAALTATPGTTVNINCYGDTTGSATVNVTGGTGSYSYSWAPSGGTGATASGLAAGTYIVTVTDDNICSTTQTFTINGPAAALSATTASTGVSCFGGSNGTASVTVSGGTPGYSYSWAPLGGSASFISGRPAGDYTCTITDSKGCTLTETITISSPTAISGTISKVDVSCNGGTNGSATVTPSGGVGSYTYSWSPTGGNAATASGLAQGTYTVTIQDGNTCGATVSVTIDEPSLLTASIAKTDVLCNGGATGTATITPLGGNGSYTYIWSPTGGTAATATGLTPGTYSCLVTDAKGCFVSESVIISEPAVLSATTSQIDATCSTAGQASVTVSGGVSPYSYLWSNGQTSAIATGLAAGSYSCDITDANLCTITKNVTINTTNTLIATTSQTDILCNGTSTGSASVVPTGAPGPFTYVWSPSGGNSDIASNLSAGNYSVTITSVNGCSIVKNFTITEPTALTVTPSQVDLLCNSGNNGSASVVVTGGAGSYTYAWSPSGGNAATASNLTAGTYTVTITDGNLCQTTQSFTITEPNALVATIVPTDVSCNGGTNGSATVTATGGTGTYSYSWSPTGGNSATASGLTAGTYTVTVTDANSCSTTQSVSIAEPTVLVASIGVQTDITCNGLNNGSATVAVTGGTGTYTYVWSPSGGTAATATGLSPGTYTVTVTDANSCFTTQAFTITEPTVLAASAAGQTDIACHGGFTGSATVAATGGTGTYTYSWSPSGGTAATATGLSAGTYTVIVTDANNCFTTQSFTLTEPNALVATIVPTDVTCNGGSNGSATATVTGGTGTYTYSWAPTGGTAATASGLAAGTYTVTVTDANSCTTTQSVSIAEPSALVASIGGQTDVTCNGLNNGSATVNATGGTGTYTYSWSPTGGTAATATGLSPGTYTVTVTDANACFTTQSFTIIEPTVLTASAVGQTDVSCHGGTTGSATVTATGGTGTYTYSWSPSGGTAATATGLAAGTYTATVTDANNCTSTQSFTITEPNILAVSIVPTDVTCNGGTTGSATATVTGGTGTYTYSWSPSGGTAATATGLSAGTYVVTVTDANSCTTTQSVSIAEPSALIASVAGQTDVTCNGLNNGSATVNATGGTGTYTYSWSPSGGTAATATGLSPGTYIATVTDANNCTATQSFTITEPTILTASATSKTDVTCNGLNNGSATVTAAGGTGTYTYAWAPSGGTAATATGLSPGTYTVTVTDANNCVATQSFTIAQPAVLTASAVGQTDVTCNGLSNGSATVTATGGTGTYTYSWSPSGGTAATATGLAAGNYTATVTDANNCTSTQSFTITEPNAITVTIAPTNVNCHGGTTGSATATAIGGTGTYTYSWLPTGGTAATATGLIAGTYTVTVTDANSCSTTQSVTITEPNLIVASISVDSNVTCNGEANGSASVAATGGTGTYTYAWAPTGGTAATATGLVAGNYTVTVTDANGCSATQNVAITEPSVLTAVTTQTDVTCLGGTDGSATATATGGTGLYTYIWTPSGGTAATATGLSAGNYTVTITDSNGCAVTKSLNIITIPDVTAPVPNLATLPAINASCSISAAQITVPTATDNCAGIITATTTDPLNYTTVGAHVITWSYDDGHGNVSTQNQTVNITASPLDLVTFIDTEFTYNGSLNTIQVGNLPAGATVSYAITPATGTPNGAINAGDYSITATVTPSASTPNCSPVTLTAQLTIKKAAQLITFAALPVKILGANNTFNLAAIANSGLAIRYSFTSPTALPAANVSATTGLVNLLRAGSISITAHQDGDSNYLPAPDVTQLLVIKNNDVSIAKITIGSQTFLTPGNNIKYVMVCDENNPSVSIVNETNAVISPSANFNISTPKPGIYTQNVTVTSEDGTVSNNYTITVEKPFGFFDIVRQKFNNVLLVNNNPLTNGGYEFVSYEWFKNGQLIGTGQYYTAGNALGTTLDPTADYSVKMTTKDGKVLQTCNSKIKLTKIAEAKLYPNPIKTGKTITVEADFPSEELENMQITLYSVTGQLIKTVKSTSIQTEIQLPEAEASMYIVVVETANIKKTLKVLVNK from the coding sequence ATGAAAAAAAAATTACTCTTATTTATCATCTTTTTGTGTACATTTTTTGTACAACAAAATCTTCGAGCCCAGGCAACCGTCTTGGCGCCAGGTGATATAGCCTTTATTGGTTATCAAGCGGGAACTCCAACCGATGGTTTCTCTTTTATCACTCTTAAAGATATCAATGCCGGAACGCTTGTATATTTTACAGAAGATGGTTGGGGAAACGGTTCATGGATTCCATCAAACCCGGAAACACATTTATTGTGGACTGTACCAGCCTTTACACCCGCTGGTAAAGTTATATCAGTAGTCGAAACTTCGGCTGATACTTTTACAGTCACAGGCTCAAGTGGAGTAACACTTGCGTTGAATACAGGTTTTAATCTTACTAATGCCGGCGACCAGATATTGGCGTATCAATCTGCAACAGGTCCAGAACCGGCATCACCTACGTTTATTGCAGGTATACATGCAGATTTTAATTCTTCAATTTATGACCCTATAACTACATGGACTACGGTAGCAGGTGCAGCAGCAGGTGGAGCATCTGAGAGTTCGTTACCACCTGGTTTAACTAATGGTACAACTTGTATTTCGTTATTTCCGGCACCTGGTCCTGAACAAAATAACAGCAAATATATAGGAACTTTAACAGGTACTGTTGCTGATTTATTGTCTAAAATTAACAATCCTTCAGCCACATACTGGTCACACAGTGCTGGAGCTACTGATTTAGGAATTACTCCTACAAGTTACCCAACACCGGCAGTATCTACTGTTGTTGTTGCAACTGTTTCAACTACTACAGCTACAAGTGTTAAAGCTGTTTCTGCTGTCATGGGCGGGAATTTAACAGCAGATGGTGGTGAAGCAACCGTTCAAAGAGGAATTGTTTGGGCGACAACTGCAGCTCCTACTATTACTGACCATAAAGTTCAGAATGGAACTGGAACTGGAACATTTAGTGCTACTATAACTGGACTTCCCTCAGGAACAACTATTCATTACAGAGCTTATGCTACAAACAGTGCCGGTACCAGTTATGGTACTGAATTGACATTTAATACAGGAGCAGGTTTAGATACCTCATCGACTTCAAAAGTTAATGTCGCGTGTAATGCAGCTGCAACTGGTTCTGCAACTGTAACTGTAACTGGTGGAACATTAAACTATACTTATTCATGGTCACCTTCTGGAGGTACGGGAGCAACAGCTTCTAATCTTACAGCCGGAAATTATACTGTAACTATTACTGATGGTGAAGGAACACAAATTACAAGACCTTTCTCAATTACAGAACCTTCAGTACTTGATGGAGCACCTTCAACAACCGCAGTAACTTGTTTTGGACTAAATAATGGTACGGCAACTATTACTCCATCAGGAGGTGCAGGAAGTTATACTTACTCATGGTCACCTTCTGGGGGTACAGGAGCAACAGCATCTAGTCTTTCATCAGGAACTTATAGTGTTACTATTACAGATGGTAATTCTTGTACAAAAACTATTCCTGGTATTGTTGTAGGAGGACCTACAGCTGCTCTTACTGCAACTTCTAGCACAACTGCTGTTTCTTGTTTTGGAAGCACTAATGGTACTGCAACTGTTACTCCGGCAGGAGGAACAGGAACGAAAACCTATTTATGGTCTAACGGAGCTACAACTGCTACAGCTACAGGACTTGCAGCTGGAACTTATAGTGTCACCGTTAAAGATGCTAATCTATGTTCTACAACTGTAACGGGAATCGTTGTAGGAGGACCTACAGCCGCTGTTAGCGGAACTTATGTTACTACATCGGTGTCTTGTTTTGGAGGAAATAATGGTAGTGCTACCGTTACTCCAGCAGGAGGTGTTGGAGGGTATACTTACTCATGGTCTCCATCAGGAGGTAGCGCGGCAATGGCAACTAGCCTTACAGCTGGAACTTACAGCGTTACTATCACAGATAATAATGGCTGCCCAACTACTGTTACTGGAATTGTTGTAGGCGGACCATCAGCAGGACTTGCGGGAATCGCAAGTACAACTGCTGTTAGTTGTTTTGGAGCATCAAATGGTAGTGCAACTATTACTGTATCAGGAGGTACTCCAAATTACACGTACTTATGGTCAAACGGAGCTACAGGAGCAACAGCATCTGGGCTTACAACAGGAGTTTATAGTGTTGTGGTTACTGATGCTAACGCATGTAGCCGAACTTTCAATAATATTTCAGTAGGATCAGTAACAGCTATAAATCCTGTTCCAACACAAGTAAATGTAAGTTGTAATGGAGATAGTACTGGTTCTGCAACGGTTACTCCTACAGGAGGATCTGGAACATATACTTATCTTTGGACTAATGGCGCAACTTCGGCCACAGCATCAAATTTAGCACAAGGAAATTACTCTGTAACGATTACTGATTCTTTTTCTTGTTCAGTAACACAAGCTTTTACTATTACTGAACCGCCTGTATTAATAGCTTCTCAGGACACATTTACTAATCCGAGTTGTAATACTGGAACAAACGGATCTGCAACTGTTGCAGTTTCGGGAGGAACATTCCCTTATACTTATTCATGGTCACCATCAGGAGGAACCGCAGCTACGGCTTCAGGTCTTTCGGACGGTACATATACTGTTACAGTTACTGATAGTAAAGGTTGTACAACAACACAATCTTTTACACTTGTTCAGCCTTCTGCTTTAGCGGTAACGCCTTCTCATGTTGATATCTTATGTAATGGAGCTGCAACTGGTTCAGCTAGTGTAGCTGTATCAGGCGGAACACCTGGATATACTTACTCATGGTCACCTACAGGAGGAACAGCAGATACTGCTACAGGTTTAACAGCAGGAACTTATACGGTAACAATTACAGATAGTAAAGCTTGTTCAACTACAGAAACAATTACAATAACAGAACCAGCAGCATTAACTGCTACTCCGGGAACAACTGTTAATATAAATTGTTATGGAGATACTACAGGATCAGCTACTGTAAATGTAACTGGAGGAACTGGATCTTACTCTTACTCTTGGGCACCGTCTGGTGGTACAGGAGCAACAGCTTCAGGACTAGCTGCCGGAACTTATATTGTAACGGTAACTGATGATAATATCTGTTCAACAACTCAGACTTTCACTATTAATGGACCAGCAGCTGCCCTTTCAGCAACTACAGCATCAACTGGAGTTAGTTGTTTTGGCGGGTCTAATGGAACTGCAAGTGTTACGGTATCAGGAGGAACGCCTGGTTATTCTTATTCATGGGCACCACTTGGTGGTTCGGCATCATTTATTTCAGGCAGACCTGCCGGAGATTATACTTGTACAATTACCGATTCAAAAGGATGTACATTAACTGAAACTATTACTATTAGTTCTCCTACCGCAATATCTGGTACGATCTCAAAAGTAGACGTTTCCTGTAATGGAGGAACAAACGGATCTGCAACTGTAACCCCTTCTGGTGGAGTTGGTTCTTATACATATTCATGGTCACCTACAGGAGGTAACGCTGCTACGGCATCAGGACTTGCTCAGGGAACTTATACTGTGACTATTCAAGACGGAAATACATGTGGCGCTACAGTAAGTGTTACGATAGACGAACCTTCACTTTTAACAGCATCAATTGCTAAAACTGATGTATTATGTAATGGTGGAGCAACAGGAACAGCGACTATAACTCCATTGGGCGGAAATGGTTCATATACTTATATATGGTCCCCAACTGGTGGTACTGCAGCAACGGCAACTGGTCTGACACCTGGAACTTACAGCTGTTTAGTTACTGATGCTAAAGGTTGTTTTGTATCAGAATCAGTTATTATTAGTGAACCTGCAGTCTTAAGTGCTACAACAAGCCAAATAGATGCAACTTGTTCAACAGCTGGACAAGCAAGTGTAACTGTTAGCGGCGGTGTTAGTCCTTATTCTTATTTATGGTCTAATGGTCAAACATCAGCAATTGCAACGGGATTAGCTGCTGGTAGTTATTCTTGTGACATCACAGATGCTAATCTATGTACGATTACTAAAAACGTTACTATTAATACAACCAATACTTTAATTGCTACTACATCTCAAACTGATATTTTATGTAATGGTACGAGTACAGGTTCTGCTTCAGTAGTTCCAACAGGAGCACCGGGCCCATTTACTTATGTTTGGTCACCGTCTGGCGGAAATAGCGATATTGCAAGCAACCTTTCAGCTGGTAATTATAGTGTAACAATAACTTCTGTAAATGGTTGTTCTATTGTAAAAAACTTTACAATTACAGAACCTACTGCTTTAACAGTTACTCCATCTCAGGTTGATTTATTATGTAACAGTGGAAACAATGGATCTGCATCTGTAGTTGTTACAGGCGGAGCTGGTTCTTACACTTACGCATGGTCGCCGTCTGGCGGAAATGCTGCAACAGCATCAAATCTTACTGCAGGAACTTATACAGTAACTATTACAGATGGCAATTTATGCCAGACAACTCAATCATTTACAATCACAGAACCAAATGCTCTTGTTGCAACAATTGTCCCAACGGACGTTTCATGTAATGGAGGAACTAACGGATCTGCAACTGTAACTGCAACCGGAGGAACTGGTACTTATTCATATTCATGGTCTCCTACTGGAGGAAATTCAGCGACAGCTTCAGGCCTAACTGCAGGAACTTATACAGTTACTGTAACTGATGCAAATAGCTGTTCTACAACTCAAAGTGTTTCAATTGCAGAACCAACCGTATTAGTTGCTTCTATTGGAGTTCAAACAGATATTACCTGCAACGGACTTAACAATGGATCTGCAACTGTAGCCGTAACTGGAGGAACAGGAACTTACACATACGTATGGTCTCCGTCAGGCGGAACTGCTGCAACTGCAACTGGTCTTAGCCCGGGAACTTATACCGTAACAGTTACTGATGCTAACAGTTGTTTTACAACACAAGCTTTTACGATTACTGAACCAACTGTTTTGGCAGCTTCAGCGGCAGGTCAAACTGATATCGCTTGTCATGGAGGATTTACAGGATCAGCAACTGTAGCTGCAACTGGAGGAACAGGAACTTATACTTATTCATGGTCTCCATCAGGCGGAACTGCTGCAACAGCAACAGGACTTAGTGCAGGAACTTATACAGTAATTGTAACTGATGCAAATAACTGTTTTACAACTCAAAGCTTTACATTAACAGAACCTAATGCTCTTGTTGCAACTATTGTCCCAACAGACGTTACTTGTAATGGAGGATCTAACGGATCTGCAACTGCAACCGTAACTGGAGGAACTGGTACTTATACTTATTCATGGGCACCAACTGGTGGAACTGCTGCAACAGCTTCAGGATTAGCGGCCGGAACTTATACTGTAACGGTTACTGATGCAAATAGCTGTACAACAACTCAAAGTGTCTCAATTGCAGAACCAAGCGCATTAGTTGCTTCTATTGGAGGTCAAACCGATGTTACTTGTAACGGTCTTAACAATGGATCTGCAACTGTAAACGCAACTGGAGGAACTGGAACTTATACGTATTCTTGGTCTCCAACTGGCGGAACTGCTGCAACTGCAACAGGACTTAGTCCGGGAACTTATACAGTAACAGTTACTGATGCAAATGCTTGTTTTACAACTCAAAGTTTTACAATTATAGAGCCAACGGTTTTAACAGCTTCAGCAGTAGGTCAAACGGATGTTTCTTGTCATGGAGGAACTACAGGATCTGCAACTGTAACTGCAACTGGAGGAACAGGAACTTATACATACTCTTGGTCTCCATCAGGCGGAACTGCAGCAACTGCAACAGGACTTGCAGCAGGAACCTATACAGCAACTGTAACAGATGCTAACAACTGTACTTCAACACAAAGTTTTACAATTACAGAACCTAATATACTTGCTGTATCTATTGTCCCAACAGACGTTACTTGTAATGGAGGAACAACAGGATCAGCAACTGCAACCGTAACTGGAGGAACTGGTACTTATACATACTCTTGGTCTCCATCAGGCGGAACTGCTGCAACAGCAACAGGACTTAGTGCAGGAACTTATGTAGTAACTGTAACAGATGCAAATAGCTGTACTACAACTCAAAGTGTCTCAATTGCAGAACCAAGCGCATTAATTGCTTCTGTAGCAGGTCAAACTGATGTTACTTGCAACGGACTTAACAATGGGTCTGCAACTGTAAACGCAACTGGCGGAACAGGAACTTATACATACTCTTGGTCTCCATCAGGCGGAACTGCTGCAACAGCAACAGGACTTAGTCCGGGAACTTATATTGCAACAGTAACAGATGCAAATAATTGTACTGCAACACAAAGTTTTACAATTACAGAACCAACTATTTTAACAGCTTCGGCAACAAGTAAAACAGACGTAACTTGTAACGGACTTAACAATGGATCTGCAACTGTAACTGCAGCCGGCGGAACAGGAACATACACATACGCATGGGCACCTTCTGGTGGAACTGCTGCAACTGCAACAGGTCTTAGTCCGGGAACTTATACAGTAACTGTAACAGATGCAAACAATTGTGTTGCAACACAAAGTTTTACAATTGCACAACCAGCTGTACTAACAGCTTCAGCAGTAGGTCAAACAGATGTTACTTGTAACGGACTTAGCAATGGATCTGCAACTGTAACTGCAACTGGAGGAACAGGAACTTATACGTACTCATGGTCTCCGTCAGGCGGAACTGCTGCAACCGCAACAGGACTTGCTGCAGGAAATTATACTGCAACGGTAACAGATGCTAACAACTGTACTTCAACACAAAGTTTCACAATTACAGAACCTAATGCAATTACTGTAACAATTGCTCCAACAAATGTAAATTGTCATGGAGGAACTACAGGATCTGCAACAGCAACAGCAATTGGAGGAACTGGTACTTATACTTATTCATGGTTGCCAACTGGTGGAACCGCAGCAACAGCAACAGGTCTTATTGCAGGAACTTATACAGTAACTGTAACAGATGCAAATAGCTGTTCTACAACTCAAAGCGTAACGATAACTGAACCAAACTTAATAGTTGCTTCAATCTCAGTCGACTCAAATGTTACTTGTAATGGAGAAGCTAATGGATCTGCAAGTGTAGCTGCAACCGGAGGAACAGGAACTTATACATACGCATGGGCACCTACTGGTGGAACTGCTGCAACAGCAACAGGACTTGTTGCAGGAAATTATACTGTAACAGTAACAGATGCAAATGGATGTAGCGCAACTCAAAATGTTGCAATCACTGAACCATCTGTCTTGACTGCAGTAACTACACAAACTGACGTAACTTGTCTTGGAGGAACTGATGGATCTGCAACCGCAACTGCAACTGGAGGAACAGGTTTATATACTTATATATGGACTCCATCAGGTGGAACCGCAGCAACTGCAACAGGACTTAGCGCAGGAAATTACACTGTAACTATTACAGATTCAAATGGATGTGCAGTGACAAAATCACTTAACATAATAACAATTCCAGACGTAACAGCTCCGGTACCTAACTTGGCAACATTGCCAGCTATCAATGCTAGTTGTTCAATATCAGCAGCTCAGATTACTGTTCCAACAGCAACTGATAACTGTGCTGGAATAATTACTGCAACTACAACAGATCCTTTAAACTATACAACTGTTGGAGCTCACGTAATTACATGGAGCTATGATGACGGACATGGAAATGTTTCAACTCAAAATCAAACAGTTAATATAACAGCATCTCCTTTAGATCTGGTAACATTCATAGACACAGAGTTTACTTATAACGGAAGTCTTAATACTATACAAGTAGGAAATCTTCCTGCAGGAGCAACAGTAAGTTATGCAATAACTCCGGCAACAGGAACACCAAATGGAGCAATAAATGCAGGTGATTACAGCATAACAGCGACAGTAACACCATCTGCAAGTACGCCAAATTGTTCTCCTGTTACTCTAACTGCGCAGCTTACAATTAAAAAAGCAGCACAATTAATTACTTTTGCAGCGTTACCAGTTAAAATTCTTGGAGCAAATAATACCTTCAATTTAGCTGCAATTGCAAATTCAGGATTAGCAATACGTTACTCATTTACCTCTCCTACTGCCCTGCCGGCTGCAAATGTATCTGCAACTACAGGTTTAGTAAATTTATTAAGAGCAGGTTCAATATCAATTACTGCACATCAGGATGGTGATAGCAATTACTTACCAGCTCCAGATGTTACTCAACTTCTTGTGATCAAGAACAATGATGTATCAATTGCAAAAATTACTATTGGAAGCCAAACATTCCTGACTCCTGGTAATAATATCAAATATGTAATGGTATGTGATGAAAATAATCCAAGTGTTTCTATTGTAAATGAGACAAATGCTGTAATTTCTCCATCTGCTAACTTTAATATCAGTACTCCAAAACCTGGAATTTATACACAAAACGTAACAGTTACTTCTGAAGATGGAACTGTAAGTAACAATTATACGATAACTGTAGAAAAACCATTTGGATTCTTTGATATCGTTCGTCAAAAATTCAATAACGTACTTCTTGTAAATAACAATCCTTTAACAAATGGAGGTTACGAATTTGTATCTTACGAATGGTTTAAAAATGGTCAGCTAATTGGAACAGGTCAATATTATACAGCAGGAAATGCTCTTGGAACAACATTAGATCCTACAGCAGATTACAGCGTAAAAATGACAACAAAAGATGGAAAAGTACTTCAAACTTGTAACAGTAAAATTAAGTTGACTAAAATTGCAGAAGCGAAACTTTATCCTAATCCAATTAAAACAGGAAAAACGATTACTGTAGAAGCAGATTTCCCATCAGAAGAATTAGAGAATATGCAAATTACTCTTTATTCTGTAACAGGTCAATTGATCAAAACAGTTAAATCTACTTCAATACAAACTGAGATACAATTACCTGAGGCAGAAGCAAGCATGTATATTGTAGTTGTTGAAACTGCTAATATCAAGAAAACACTAAAAGTACTTGTAAATAAATAA
- a CDS encoding ABC transporter substrate-binding protein, with amino-acid sequence MEDIIKIGILIPKSQQYPTLDKDFMRGLKLNNLNVKFFVESIGIGADEKMIIDKIQKLNFQEDISIIVGFFGHYNISEVYNYTSKNDILLLAADTGATMPYETSPYKGVYINSFGLTESCYHLGTYLTAKNYQKVVTSTSFYDSGYGMLAAIEYAFKEKPIFSGHYITPFVPREDESEYMGQFINSYEPDAVFAFYSGLYAEENANFINKNKITKKYPFYVTPFFINDKILEDYKNEPHDLYVVSSWMQNDSDSSNFTENYKNKYSEEPTIFSILGYENGLILETLLLNAENNLSISSLINLISKLNITGPRGNIKFDKDTNRTIFNYYMYKLNFDSSNDISFNKIETFVNDGQFTRAFNSFTKPDYVGGWQNAYLCH; translated from the coding sequence ATGGAAGATATTATTAAAATAGGAATTCTAATTCCAAAATCACAACAATACCCTACTCTGGACAAAGATTTTATGAGAGGATTAAAACTTAATAATCTCAATGTGAAGTTTTTTGTAGAGAGCATTGGTATTGGTGCTGATGAAAAAATGATAATTGATAAAATACAAAAATTAAATTTCCAAGAGGATATATCTATTATCGTTGGTTTTTTTGGGCATTATAATATTTCTGAGGTTTATAACTATACCTCCAAAAACGATATTCTATTGCTTGCTGCAGATACCGGAGCAACTATGCCTTATGAAACATCTCCTTATAAAGGTGTTTACATAAATTCTTTTGGATTAACTGAATCCTGTTATCATTTAGGAACTTATTTAACTGCCAAAAACTATCAAAAAGTCGTAACCTCAACTTCATTTTATGATTCAGGTTATGGTATGCTGGCGGCAATTGAATATGCTTTTAAAGAAAAACCTATTTTTTCAGGCCACTATATTACTCCTTTTGTGCCCAGAGAAGACGAATCTGAATACATGGGGCAATTTATTAACTCGTATGAACCTGATGCTGTTTTTGCTTTCTACAGTGGTTTGTATGCCGAAGAAAATGCCAATTTTATAAACAAAAATAAAATCACTAAAAAGTATCCGTTTTATGTTACTCCGTTTTTTATCAATGATAAAATTCTTGAGGATTATAAAAATGAACCGCACGATCTTTATGTAGTGAGTTCATGGATGCAAAATGATAGTGACAGTAGCAACTTTACAGAGAACTATAAAAATAAATATTCAGAGGAGCCAACGATCTTTTCTATTTTGGGATATGAAAACGGACTTATATTAGAAACCCTTCTTCTGAATGCAGAAAACAATCTTAGTATAAGTTCTTTAATTAACCTGATTAGCAAATTGAATATTACTGGACCAAGAGGCAATATTAAATTTGATAAGGACACTAACAGAACAATATTTAATTACTATATGTATAAATTAAATTTTGATTCTTCTAACGATATAAGCTTTAATAAAATTGAAACATTCGTAAATGACGGGCAATTTACCAGAGCTTTTAATTCATTTACAAAGCCCGATTATGTAGGCGGATGGCAAAATGCCTATTTATGTCATTAA